From the Desulfopila inferna genome, one window contains:
- a CDS encoding formate/nitrite transporter family protein, giving the protein MTKQRLPEKGARPKDKKGRDHKDVPKDDKTTIHTQREAERQKEDEEFTPVIVKRTDEALRHPDDILEKAIREGLAQQNRAFMSLFLSSMAGGLILGFTAMSVAVVETQMLLLDPVITTRLATAFVYPLGFVICIMSGTQLFTEHTATAVYPFLDRRGSLKKLLRLWLVVIVGNLLGALVSSIFLISAEEVINAKPGYIEIGEHLVNFGIVPLFFSAILAGWLMALGTWLVLATTPTLSQMASIYIVTFIIGLGGLHHSIAGSVEMFTAYLISDVFSLLQVFGFVGVTILGNLVGGSIFVALLNYGHIRETQKTHDEE; this is encoded by the coding sequence GTGACAAAACAAAGATTGCCTGAAAAAGGAGCACGGCCGAAAGACAAGAAAGGTCGTGACCACAAGGATGTCCCAAAAGATGATAAAACAACTATACATACTCAACGTGAAGCTGAAAGGCAGAAGGAAGACGAGGAATTTACCCCGGTAATCGTCAAACGCACCGATGAAGCACTACGGCATCCTGATGATATTCTGGAAAAGGCAATTCGTGAAGGATTGGCCCAGCAGAACCGGGCTTTTATGTCCTTGTTCCTCTCTTCCATGGCCGGTGGCTTAATACTTGGCTTTACAGCGATGTCGGTCGCTGTTGTCGAAACTCAGATGCTGCTTTTGGATCCGGTTATTACCACACGTCTGGCAACGGCATTCGTCTATCCACTCGGCTTCGTAATCTGCATAATGAGCGGCACCCAGCTCTTTACCGAACATACGGCAACGGCCGTCTACCCATTTCTGGATCGCCGCGGTAGCCTTAAAAAACTGCTGCGGTTATGGCTGGTCGTGATCGTCGGTAATCTTCTCGGAGCGTTGGTCAGTTCCATATTCCTCATTTCCGCCGAGGAGGTCATCAATGCCAAACCAGGGTACATCGAGATTGGTGAACATCTGGTCAACTTCGGCATTGTTCCCTTATTTTTCAGTGCTATTCTGGCAGGCTGGCTCATGGCACTCGGTACCTGGCTTGTCCTGGCAACCACACCGACTTTGAGCCAGATGGCTTCAATCTATATCGTCACCTTTATTATCGGGCTGGGCGGTCTGCATCATTCTATCGCCGGGTCAGTTGAAATGTTCACCGCTTATCTGATCAGCGATGTATTCAGCCTTTTACAGGTCTTTGGCTTTGTCGGCGTGACTATTTTGGGTAATCTGGTCGGAGGCAGCATTTTTGTCGCCCTGCTCAACTACGGACATATCCGCGAAACCCAAAAGACTCATGACGAAGAGTAA
- a CDS encoding YceI family protein: MQKIMKSFSFLLVSVSAIALIGCWSPGGGPVTDIPDNGAVQPKFPSSFYSGISAEEGWVFEMDSEASEARLFLWRGGLLAEKGHNHVMRVKKMESAFFLPKNMLDEEARLDIVFQAKDIEVDPMPLRKEIGGSFAGTGMTPEGAQGTRENMLGEKVLDAERFPTIGFRTKRIIGELPRLVLDTVITLHGLERQTLIPVTAQVQEDRLTVEGTFVIEQTNFGIEPFSALGGALYIKDPIMIEFDLAFRAR; this comes from the coding sequence ATGCAAAAAATCATGAAAAGTTTTTCGTTTCTATTGGTTTCAGTCAGCGCTATAGCTTTGATCGGCTGTTGGTCGCCAGGCGGCGGTCCTGTTACGGATATACCGGATAACGGAGCAGTGCAGCCCAAGTTCCCAAGCAGTTTTTACTCCGGCATCTCAGCAGAGGAGGGGTGGGTTTTTGAGATGGACAGTGAGGCATCGGAGGCGCGCTTATTTCTGTGGCGGGGCGGTTTGCTGGCGGAGAAGGGGCATAATCATGTAATGAGGGTGAAGAAGATGGAGAGCGCGTTCTTCCTGCCAAAGAACATGTTGGATGAAGAGGCACGTCTGGACATCGTCTTCCAGGCAAAGGACATCGAGGTGGACCCGATGCCCCTGCGGAAAGAAATCGGTGGATCCTTTGCAGGAACGGGAATGACGCCGGAGGGCGCCCAGGGTACTCGGGAAAATATGCTGGGAGAGAAGGTGCTGGACGCTGAGCGTTTCCCCACCATTGGCTTCCGCACCAAAAGGATCATCGGTGAGCTCCCCAGATTGGTGCTTGATACAGTGATAACCCTGCATGGGCTTGAACGGCAAACCTTAATTCCGGTTACGGCACAAGTGCAAGAGGATCGTTTGACGGTAGAAGGTACATTTGTCATAGAGCAGACGAATTTCGGCATTGAGCCTTTTTCTGCATTAGGCGGCGCACTCTACATAAAAGATCCCATTATGATCGAATTTGACCTTGCCTTCAGGGCTCGTTAA
- a CDS encoding c-type cytochrome domain-containing protein, with protein sequence MEIFYQTLQNLGYTHPIHPTIVYLPIGGVMAALIFGIVAVILNRYSFVVSARHSCVLAFFAAFPTILLGYMDWQYYHAGTWMFPIRMKIYLAAALVVLLLITILSHYIFRAGMKTILFLYSLCFINVVAIGYYGGELVFAGSHWQLDAQEQEKAADGESQEEVTWADISVIFEQHCNMCHTGSSAPHDLRLDSYEEVMEGSENGKVIIPNKPGESELVLRMKGRSEPAMPFRQPLLPEETTQTIVRWVDQGAPKSTSGKTAIALRGDFL encoded by the coding sequence ATGGAAATATTTTATCAGACGCTGCAGAATCTTGGCTATACCCATCCCATCCATCCCACCATTGTATACCTGCCAATCGGCGGGGTCATGGCAGCATTGATTTTCGGGATCGTTGCGGTGATTCTCAATCGCTACAGTTTTGTGGTCTCCGCCAGGCACAGCTGTGTTCTGGCGTTTTTTGCCGCATTCCCGACCATTCTTCTGGGCTATATGGACTGGCAGTATTATCACGCCGGCACCTGGATGTTTCCAATCAGGATGAAAATCTATCTGGCCGCTGCTCTTGTCGTACTTCTTCTTATCACCATTTTGAGCCACTACATTTTCAGAGCCGGCATGAAAACCATCCTTTTTCTCTATTCCCTGTGTTTCATAAATGTGGTGGCCATTGGATATTATGGGGGCGAATTAGTTTTTGCCGGTTCGCATTGGCAACTCGATGCACAGGAACAGGAGAAGGCAGCAGATGGAGAGTCACAGGAAGAAGTGACCTGGGCTGATATCTCGGTAATTTTTGAGCAACATTGTAACATGTGCCACACAGGATCCAGTGCTCCGCACGATCTCCGCTTGGACAGCTACGAAGAGGTAATGGAAGGCAGTGAGAACGGCAAAGTCATCATTCCGAATAAGCCGGGCGAGAGCGAACTCGTCTTAAGGATGAAGGGCAGGAGCGAACCGGCAATGCCATTCCGACAGCCGCTGCTACCGGAAGAGACTACTCAGACAATAGTACGCTGGGTTGATCAGGGTGCACCAAAATCCACTAGCGGTAAGACCGCTATAGCGCTTCGGGGCGACTTTTTGTGA
- a CDS encoding diadenylate cyclase: MEPLILGLRWQDILDILINSYILFRLYVLFRGTNVIRMVLAICMLWLLKRLAISIGLIVTSWVIQGIIAVAALIIIIVFRNEIAGVFQVRSLRLFFWGVPQRRIQTPVNVITESVEELARRKLGALIVLPMKKSLEEFIHGGVLWQGTLSQEMLLSIFWHGSPVHDGAIVIQGNQVMKVGTILPLSKNKELPSHFGTRHRAAAGLTEQTDALVIVVSEERGEITVFKDQSIINIERVQELSEVLQEYAGTVPDKSGARHQTIELAVAALGCLVFISGIWFSFARGLETLATVEVPVEFVNRDQEMKIFSASASSVKLQISGSGSLIRSVTPDQLNVRLDLANAVPGQNEVPISREGIILPPGISLKQVEPETLVVNLDVPEQKKLHIQPNWTGKLSEYLIMKEASIVPETVEVIGGRLSLENIKTIYTEAIPLNEISSDGKIKVGIMLLPSSLELADQSQKKDIEVTFNVVPRLPPPDAENE; encoded by the coding sequence ATGGAACCATTGATTCTCGGCCTGCGCTGGCAGGACATCCTCGATATTCTCATAAACAGCTACATTCTGTTCAGGCTCTATGTACTCTTCAGAGGCACCAATGTAATCAGAATGGTACTGGCTATTTGTATGCTCTGGCTGCTGAAGCGGCTGGCGATAAGTATCGGACTGATCGTCACCAGCTGGGTTATCCAGGGTATTATCGCTGTAGCTGCGTTGATTATCATAATTGTATTTCGTAATGAGATTGCCGGAGTTTTCCAGGTTCGCAGCTTAAGGTTGTTTTTCTGGGGAGTCCCTCAGCGCCGGATTCAGACGCCTGTCAATGTTATAACGGAAAGCGTCGAAGAACTTGCCCGCCGCAAACTGGGTGCATTGATTGTACTTCCAATGAAAAAGAGCCTTGAAGAATTTATTCACGGAGGCGTCCTCTGGCAGGGAACACTCTCTCAGGAAATGCTGCTGAGTATTTTCTGGCACGGCTCACCGGTACATGACGGCGCCATTGTGATCCAAGGGAACCAGGTCATGAAAGTGGGGACCATTCTCCCGCTTTCAAAGAATAAAGAGCTGCCATCCCACTTCGGCACGCGGCATCGTGCCGCGGCCGGGCTTACCGAGCAGACAGATGCCCTGGTAATTGTGGTGTCAGAGGAGCGAGGCGAGATCACGGTATTTAAGGATCAGTCGATTATCAATATAGAAAGAGTTCAGGAGTTGAGTGAAGTGCTGCAGGAATACGCCGGCACAGTGCCTGACAAATCGGGCGCCCGCCACCAGACAATCGAACTCGCCGTTGCTGCTTTAGGCTGCCTGGTCTTTATTTCCGGGATCTGGTTTAGTTTTGCCCGGGGGCTCGAAACTCTGGCAACCGTGGAGGTGCCGGTGGAATTTGTCAATCGTGACCAGGAGATGAAAATATTTTCAGCATCGGCGAGTAGCGTCAAACTTCAGATTAGTGGATCGGGATCCCTGATACGCTCCGTCACTCCGGATCAGTTAAACGTCAGACTCGATCTGGCAAACGCCGTCCCCGGCCAAAACGAGGTTCCCATTTCCCGTGAAGGGATCATCCTGCCTCCCGGAATCAGCCTGAAGCAGGTGGAACCGGAGACACTGGTGGTCAATCTTGACGTCCCCGAGCAGAAGAAACTGCATATTCAGCCGAACTGGACCGGAAAGCTATCAGAATATCTTATCATGAAGGAGGCTTCCATAGTTCCGGAGACGGTGGAGGTGATAGGCGGCAGACTGTCTCTTGAAAATATTAAAACCATTTATACTGAAGCGATTCCCTTGAATGAAATCAGTTCTGATGGAAAAATCAAAGTCGGTATCATGCTTCTCCCCTCATCTCTGGAACTGGCCGATCAGTCTCAAAAGAAGGATATTGAAGTAACTTTTAATGTAGTCCCCAGACTACCTCCTCCTGATGCTGAGAATGAATAA
- a CDS encoding DUF3553 domain-containing protein: MIAMLCAGEKVRHNKMAEWGVGKILEVNSCGTISVMFEGKRQVSIAKGAKFLVRASEKEKTKTAPKKS; encoded by the coding sequence ATGATAGCGATGCTGTGTGCTGGAGAAAAAGTTAGACATAACAAAATGGCAGAATGGGGTGTAGGGAAAATTCTTGAGGTAAACAGCTGTGGAACAATCAGTGTGATGTTTGAAGGGAAAAGACAAGTATCAATTGCTAAGGGCGCAAAATTTCTTGTCAGAGCAAGCGAGAAAGAAAAAACGAAAACAGCACCTAAAAAAAGCTAG
- a CDS encoding Hsp20/alpha crystallin family protein: MQLTRWNPTRQLGSRTLFPALMDDFFTSMPSRSAAVRDFIPSVDIYEKDEKVFFEAELPGFKKEDLKVDVQGKIITLSGERKEETIEGENRFRKERRYGKFQRSFHLGFEADSDMVEAKYENGILTVIVARPEEEKVKQIQIH; the protein is encoded by the coding sequence ATGCAACTGACACGATGGAACCCAACACGGCAACTTGGTTCAAGAACTCTTTTTCCAGCCCTGATGGACGACTTTTTCACCTCGATGCCCAGCCGCAGTGCCGCTGTGCGCGATTTTATACCTTCTGTGGACATTTACGAGAAGGACGAGAAGGTATTTTTTGAAGCCGAACTCCCCGGTTTCAAAAAGGAGGATCTCAAAGTAGATGTGCAGGGAAAAATTATCACTCTCAGCGGCGAACGCAAAGAAGAGACCATTGAAGGAGAGAACAGGTTCAGAAAGGAAAGGCGCTACGGCAAATTTCAGCGGTCTTTCCATCTAGGATTTGAGGCTGATAGCGATATGGTCGAGGCCAAGTATGAAAACGGCATTCTCACCGTGATAGTGGCCAGACCCGAAGAGGAAAAGGTCAAGCAGATTCAGATTCATTGA
- a CDS encoding enoyl-CoA hydratase/isomerase family protein produces the protein MIYENLIVDVGDDFVGSITLNRPQQLNTFTTALATELHRALLEMDQDPSVRVVLLKGAGKAFCAGIDVNELADKTALQYRDWIEHMEQPLLAISRMKKPVIAQLQGVAAANGMGLIAAADLVIAAENAKMGLTAINVGLNCVGPVIPVARIVGRKKALELLLFGDLIKAPEAMAMGLVNRVVPKEDLEKEAAEWARVLAKKSPVAIQIAKKAFYASEDLEYNKQFELMNEAFARLCTTHDAKEGVAAFFEKRKPEWKGC, from the coding sequence ATGATATATGAGAATCTTATTGTCGACGTTGGTGATGATTTTGTTGGTTCTATAACTCTTAACCGTCCGCAGCAGCTCAATACATTTACCACCGCGCTGGCCACGGAATTACACCGCGCGCTTCTTGAGATGGATCAGGACCCCTCCGTCCGTGTTGTCTTGTTAAAAGGTGCGGGGAAGGCTTTTTGTGCCGGGATAGACGTTAATGAGCTTGCCGATAAAACTGCTCTTCAATACCGGGATTGGATTGAACATATGGAACAGCCCCTGTTGGCGATCTCAAGAATGAAGAAGCCGGTAATCGCCCAATTGCAGGGAGTTGCAGCTGCAAACGGCATGGGATTAATAGCCGCGGCCGATCTGGTGATTGCCGCTGAAAATGCCAAGATGGGATTAACCGCCATTAATGTTGGTCTGAACTGTGTTGGTCCCGTTATCCCCGTCGCACGCATCGTCGGCAGGAAAAAGGCCCTGGAATTGCTCTTGTTTGGCGATCTGATCAAAGCACCGGAGGCCATGGCCATGGGGCTTGTCAACAGGGTGGTTCCCAAGGAAGATCTCGAAAAGGAAGCCGCAGAATGGGCCCGAGTGCTGGCAAAGAAAAGTCCGGTGGCCATTCAGATAGCCAAAAAGGCCTTCTATGCCTCGGAAGATCTCGAGTACAATAAGCAGTTCGAATTGATGAATGAGGCTTTTGCCAGACTTTGCACTACACATGACGCCAAGGAAGGTGTGGCCGCCTTTTTTGAAAAGCGGAAGCCCGAATGGAAGGGATGCTGA
- a CDS encoding aminoacyl-tRNA deacylase: protein MTVYSRRLQDWLHHNNVKAELLSFDKSVHSVEEAVAVSGYPVERITKSIVMLTAADDTIVIAMVPASKRVSTERVRKYLQLKERPLIADAELIEKRIGQQAGGNSPLSAGDAIILLDPELLQMDWILTGGGDDRHLVKISIEELRKAVPHKVTRVRK from the coding sequence ATGACGGTTTATTCGCGGAGACTTCAAGACTGGCTGCATCACAACAACGTCAAAGCCGAGCTGCTTTCCTTTGACAAGAGCGTTCATTCAGTTGAAGAAGCTGTAGCAGTCAGTGGTTATCCTGTTGAAAGAATCACCAAGTCAATCGTGATGCTGACAGCGGCGGATGATACTATAGTTATCGCCATGGTTCCCGCCTCAAAACGTGTCAGCACCGAAAGGGTAAGAAAGTATTTACAGCTTAAAGAGCGTCCCCTGATAGCTGATGCCGAGCTGATCGAAAAACGCATCGGCCAGCAGGCTGGTGGAAACTCGCCTTTGAGTGCAGGCGATGCCATCATTCTTCTGGATCCTGAACTTCTTCAAATGGATTGGATTCTGACCGGTGGCGGTGACGACAGGCATCTTGTGAAAATATCCATTGAAGAACTCCGAAAGGCTGTACCCCATAAGGTGACCCGGGTTCGCAAATAA
- a CDS encoding glucose 1-dehydrogenase: MSIGKTLQDQIVLVTGASSGIGKGVAVAMAQAGAKVIINYLSDQKGADQAVQSIKENLGSAIAIQADVSSEDQVREMMQAACKEFGTIDILVNNAGIQQDSGFLDMSLAGWQKVIDVNLTGSFLCAREAAREFCRRGVVRDRSRAAAKMLFISSVHDTIPWAGHANYAASKGGLLMLMKSLAQELAPHKVRVNSISPGAVKTNINRDTWESPEAEEKILNLIPYNRVAEPDDIAPVAVWLASDEADYITGATIYVDGGMLLYPGFGTGGEVCR; the protein is encoded by the coding sequence TTGAGCATAGGAAAAACTTTGCAGGATCAAATAGTGCTGGTCACGGGTGCAAGTTCCGGAATCGGAAAAGGGGTTGCCGTTGCCATGGCCCAAGCCGGAGCAAAAGTTATTATCAACTATTTATCTGATCAGAAGGGGGCAGATCAGGCAGTGCAGAGTATTAAAGAGAACCTGGGCAGTGCCATAGCCATTCAGGCGGATGTAAGCAGCGAAGACCAAGTCAGGGAAATGATGCAGGCCGCCTGTAAGGAATTTGGAACTATAGATATTTTAGTGAACAATGCCGGTATTCAGCAGGATTCCGGTTTCCTGGATATGTCTCTGGCCGGTTGGCAAAAGGTCATTGATGTCAACCTCACGGGAAGTTTTTTATGTGCCCGGGAAGCCGCCAGGGAATTCTGCCGCAGAGGAGTGGTTCGGGATCGTTCCAGGGCCGCCGCAAAAATGCTCTTCATCAGTTCAGTTCACGACACTATTCCGTGGGCCGGCCATGCAAATTATGCCGCGTCGAAGGGTGGTTTGCTGATGCTAATGAAAAGCCTGGCGCAGGAACTGGCACCTCACAAGGTTCGGGTGAACTCCATCTCGCCCGGCGCGGTGAAAACCAATATCAACAGAGATACCTGGGAAAGCCCTGAGGCGGAAGAGAAAATCCTCAACCTTATTCCCTACAACCGCGTCGCAGAGCCAGACGATATCGCTCCGGTGGCGGTCTGGCTGGCATCGGATGAGGCGGATTATATCACGGGAGCCACCATCTATGTGGATGGAGGAATGTTGCTCTATCCCGGTTTTGGCACCGGAGGAGAAGTCTGCCGCTGA
- a CDS encoding OmpA family protein yields MNKLRLTPTFHRFGKAAILISFLLGGCAGSPSEVRYDDTTRDYSIGKDDSANVYNTHAAKSSRNYALSQDDEVTAHYTLDKDDKAKVYTNSEDGVRYTVGQNDGVTAHYILRQGPPPGFQEADNTAYADREGAEGGIPGSAEEAAGKSFVIEASDILFEFDKAVIKKVYYPILDKWVVFFQENPQVTAEVHGHTDSTGPEAYNQKLSERRAGSVMNYLIDHGIERNRLTAKGFGERLPVAPNTTPEGRQKNRRVEMKF; encoded by the coding sequence ATGAACAAATTGCGTCTCACTCCTACCTTTCATCGATTCGGGAAAGCTGCCATTCTTATCTCTTTTCTTCTGGGCGGGTGCGCCGGTTCTCCTTCGGAGGTACGCTATGACGATACCACCAGAGATTATTCCATTGGTAAAGACGACAGCGCCAATGTGTATAATACACATGCGGCGAAAAGCAGCAGGAATTATGCACTCAGCCAGGATGATGAAGTAACCGCCCATTACACCCTGGACAAGGATGATAAGGCCAAAGTCTATACGAATTCCGAGGATGGAGTCAGATACACGGTCGGTCAAAATGATGGTGTAACTGCACATTACATTCTCAGGCAGGGACCTCCCCCGGGCTTTCAGGAAGCAGATAACACGGCATATGCCGATCGAGAGGGGGCGGAAGGAGGAATACCCGGTTCTGCAGAAGAAGCAGCCGGTAAAAGCTTTGTTATCGAGGCTTCAGATATCCTCTTTGAATTCGACAAAGCCGTCATCAAAAAAGTTTACTATCCCATACTGGATAAATGGGTGGTTTTTTTCCAGGAAAATCCTCAGGTAACAGCTGAAGTTCATGGGCATACCGACAGTACAGGTCCAGAGGCATATAACCAGAAGCTTTCCGAAAGAAGAGCCGGTTCCGTGATGAATTATCTCATCGACCACGGGATTGAGCGGAACAGACTGACCGCTAAGGGGTTTGGCGAGCGCCTGCCTGTAGCACCTAACACTACTCCTGAAGGGCGACAGAAAAACCGGCGTGTGGAAATGAAATTTTAA
- a CDS encoding DUF2914 domain-containing protein: protein MKNLFVKLFLIINTTLMFAFSNVAWTQEVIVPPEVAPELIKAVMCESIQGITPVNEAIVFSVELGRVLCFTEFDPVLQQTVIYHRWYYRGVLISQKKLTIKPPRWASFSSMQLRDTDIGPWQVEITDADGNILHTLRFSITE, encoded by the coding sequence ATGAAAAATTTATTTGTGAAATTGTTTCTCATCATTAATACCACCTTGATGTTCGCTTTTTCGAATGTAGCCTGGACGCAGGAGGTAATTGTTCCACCAGAAGTTGCGCCTGAGCTGATCAAGGCAGTTATGTGTGAATCCATTCAGGGAATCACGCCCGTAAACGAAGCCATTGTTTTTTCCGTCGAGCTGGGCCGGGTTCTTTGTTTTACGGAGTTTGACCCGGTGCTTCAACAAACGGTTATTTACCATAGATGGTATTACCGTGGCGTTCTGATATCACAAAAAAAGCTCACCATTAAGCCTCCCAGATGGGCATCGTTCTCAAGCATGCAGCTCAGAGACACGGATATAGGACCATGGCAGGTCGAAATAACCGATGCCGATGGAAATATCCTTCACACCCTGCGATTCAGCATAACGGAATAA
- a CDS encoding VIT1/CCC1 transporter family protein — MRIQNVSVFSAQSEWRQFDSTRLYNSQNQLIAKTEENGDREKPIKKPKIKNKTAQLYIKDMVYGATDGIVTTFAVIASIEGAKLGTFAVLAVGFASLLADGLSMAASNYLAGRSEQAVVESNLHPKKDKVEERPQISAFFTFIAFILIGAIPLVPYVLPVSRPTILFPLSITLAIFSLFLVGGLRTRVTGSNFITAGMEMMLIGRGAAAVAYFIGVFIKSFYG; from the coding sequence ATGCGGATCCAGAACGTTTCGGTATTTTCTGCTCAGTCGGAATGGCGGCAGTTTGATTCTACCCGCTTATATAACAGTCAAAATCAGCTTATTGCAAAGACAGAAGAAAATGGCGACAGAGAGAAGCCCATAAAAAAACCTAAAATCAAAAACAAAACAGCTCAGCTTTATATAAAAGATATGGTTTATGGAGCGACCGACGGAATAGTGACCACATTTGCAGTAATTGCTAGCATTGAAGGTGCGAAACTAGGAACCTTTGCTGTGCTCGCTGTAGGTTTTGCTTCTTTACTTGCCGATGGTTTATCCATGGCTGCTTCCAATTATCTTGCCGGCCGCTCGGAGCAGGCCGTAGTTGAAAGCAATTTACATCCTAAAAAAGATAAAGTTGAAGAACGTCCCCAGATCAGCGCATTTTTCACTTTTATCGCTTTCATCCTCATTGGAGCAATACCTCTGGTTCCATATGTGCTGCCGGTAAGCAGGCCTACAATATTGTTTCCTTTATCAATAACTCTGGCCATTTTCTCCCTGTTTTTAGTTGGAGGACTGCGTACTCGCGTAACCGGAAGCAATTTTATCACGGCAGGAATGGAGATGATGCTTATAGGTAGGGGAGCGGCCGCTGTAGCATATTTTATAGGAGTTTTCATCAAAAGTTTTTACGGTTGA
- a CDS encoding dihydrolipoyl dehydrogenase family protein, producing the protein MSGNDVYDLCVLGCGPAGFAGAMRALDFGKHVCIVEGAEIGGAGIMWGALASKTMWELAKDYAVAAKQDRGYQASGLTVDYCAVRRTVLQAAKEKQYQMLSQIETYSPRRWKGPGALTLKHGWGRFLSKTAVEIRSDDGKKEVIKARYFLIATGSRPRNFPHVLMDQCRVLNSDGILNLQRFPERMVIIGAGVIGCEYATIFSSFGQTKVYLVDRANRVIPYEDEDISTFVSDNLVRSGVQVIHSAQLREIIPRTEYQQVVLDFQDGHSEVIESDAVFISIGRTFERSGLGLEVLGLDTGSPGILKTDANCCVSDNIYAAGDLTHHPALVNIAEMEGRYAVKHMFGKNRWPLNYDNMSTVMFFYPAVAAIGLNEKGCRSRKIPYRAAYLSNVLCNRAIAMRATHGFVKILVTDDEQQRILGMRAAGPQVSSTIMSIAHFMDHGKGVLDVLKSVYPHPTITEGIEECLRMLLGKSIFKPHAFPDLLRLWRWHPETGVTVEERGDGNGQP; encoded by the coding sequence ATGAGCGGCAATGATGTCTACGATCTGTGTGTGCTGGGCTGCGGTCCTGCCGGTTTTGCCGGAGCTATGCGGGCTCTCGATTTTGGCAAACATGTCTGTATTGTCGAAGGCGCCGAGATAGGGGGGGCCGGCATCATGTGGGGAGCGCTGGCATCCAAAACCATGTGGGAGTTGGCCAAGGATTATGCCGTCGCCGCCAAACAGGACAGAGGGTATCAGGCCTCGGGTCTCACTGTGGACTACTGCGCCGTACGCCGAACGGTTCTTCAGGCCGCCAAGGAAAAGCAATACCAGATGCTCTCCCAGATTGAGACCTATTCTCCTCGGAGATGGAAGGGGCCGGGGGCATTGACTCTGAAACATGGATGGGGGCGCTTTCTCTCCAAGACGGCGGTGGAAATCCGCTCCGATGATGGGAAAAAAGAGGTGATCAAGGCCAGATATTTTCTTATTGCCACCGGATCACGCCCCAGAAATTTTCCGCATGTGCTGATGGATCAGTGCAGGGTGTTGAATTCGGATGGAATCCTGAATCTCCAGCGCTTTCCCGAGCGAATGGTCATCATCGGTGCCGGCGTCATTGGCTGTGAATATGCCACTATCTTTTCCAGTTTCGGGCAGACGAAAGTATATCTGGTGGATCGTGCTAATCGTGTTATTCCTTACGAGGATGAGGATATCTCAACCTTTGTCAGTGATAATCTGGTGCGTAGCGGCGTGCAGGTGATTCATTCGGCCCAGCTCAGGGAAATTATCCCCAGGACCGAATATCAGCAGGTTGTCCTTGATTTTCAGGATGGTCACTCCGAGGTTATCGAATCCGATGCCGTTTTTATATCCATCGGCCGTACCTTTGAGAGATCGGGTCTGGGCCTTGAAGTGCTGGGGCTGGATACCGGCAGTCCCGGTATCCTCAAAACTGACGCCAACTGCTGTGTTTCCGACAATATCTATGCCGCTGGCGACCTCACTCACCATCCAGCGCTGGTCAATATCGCCGAAATGGAAGGGCGCTACGCGGTTAAACATATGTTCGGTAAAAACCGCTGGCCCCTTAATTATGACAATATGTCCACCGTGATGTTCTTCTATCCGGCGGTTGCCGCGATCGGACTCAATGAAAAGGGCTGCCGGAGCAGGAAGATTCCCTACCGGGCAGCCTACCTGTCCAATGTTTTGTGCAACCGTGCCATTGCCATGCGCGCAACGCATGGATTTGTCAAGATTCTGGTCACCGATGATGAACAGCAGCGCATTCTGGGTATGAGGGCGGCTGGACCGCAGGTTTCCAGTACCATCATGTCGATAGCCCATTTCATGGATCATGGCAAGGGAGTCCTGGATGTACTGAAGAGCGTTTATCCTCACCCCACGATTACCGAGGGTATCGAGGAATGTTTACGCATGCTGCTCGGCAAATCCATTTTCAAGCCACACGCCTTTCCCGACCTTCTCCGCTTGTGGCGCTGGCACCCGGAGACAGGTGTGACCGTAGAAGAGCGGGGTGATGGAAATGGACAACCCTGA